The DNA window TCTTTTGAATGCCTGCTTGAAGCTTACTGTGCTGTGATTGTTCCAATAGGATTTCACAGACCAGAAAGCGGTACCGGCATACAGTATCGGCAGCACGAAAGCGTTCACTTTCAGGGTGGTATCGAAATAGTCTACACCTGAGAAAAAATAATAGACCACAAAGAAGATGATCATAGTGGCTGCGAAAAGTATAATTCCTAATGTTGAAGGGCTTTTTGTCATGTCTTTTGTTTTAGAAAAATCCTGAAAAATTATTGCGCTTAATCTCAGCATTTTAGCACTGAAAGCTATTTTTTAGCAGAATTTTTCTTTGATAATATTTTTAAGTTTACAATTTATTCCTATCTTTGCACCGGCAAGTCCTACACAACCAGCTCCTGAGAATCCTCCAGGGTGGGAACGCAGCAAAGGTAATTGGTCGTAGCGGTGTGATGTAGATAGCTTGCCATTTTTTTTTGGTACTAAGTGAAGAGAGGTAATTTGAAAATTATCTTTTTTTGTTTCCATACGGTCCAACATTTTCATTTTCAAATTACCTTTATTTCTATATTAAAATTCGAACTCCTCGCCCAGTTTCGGTAAAACAAGTTCCGTATTCTTATCGGCAAAATGCTTTAATGCTTCCTCGTGGCTGATTTCAATAGCCGGGAAAGTATCAAAATGACATCCGATTACTTTAGGCGTTCTCAGCAATTCAGCAGCCGCAAATGCCGCCAGTTCCGCATCCATGGTATAATGTCCTCCGATAGGCAGGATGGATACATCCAGGTTACCGTACAGCTTCTGGAAAAGGCCCATATCCGCCATAAGTCCGGTGTCCCCTGCCAGGTATATGTTTTTACCTTCAGGAAGCCTGAAAATATAGCCTACAGGCACGCCGCCATAGCTACCGTCTGAAAATGAACTGGTATGCTGGGCAGGAACCATGGAAATCTTTAAATCATCAATGTCTGCTGTACCCCCGAGATTGAGGTCAATTGTATTGGCCGCATTTTTAAAGTGACCGCAAACTTCCGGAACCCCGATCACTGCTGCCTGCGGATGGTATTGCAATACTTCTTCCACATCTGCGGTGTGGTCCCCGTGCGCATGGGTGAGAAGGATATAATCTATCTTCTGTGCGGTAATATCGAATCCAGATTCCGCTTTTTTGTAGCTGTAAAAAGGATCTGCCAGGATAGTTTTATCCTTGTAGGTAAACAGAAAACAGCTTTGTCCTAAAAATTGTATTTTCATTTTTTATTATTATTTAAAATTACTCCATCAGTGTATGATGGTTTGGGATTAAATTCCGTTGACTGCCAGCCGGAAACATGGATGACAGCAATCTGAAAGACCGCCAGAAAAGTCCCGGCTATAAGCTTTTCCGGAAAATCAGTATAAATAGAATACTTTCAATGGCTGTAAAGACCATCACAACATAAGCCCCAATAGACATTTCAGCGATAGTCAATCCCATTAGCCGGCTCCACCTTCAATCACAGAAAAAATACTGCAGCCGGCAAAACGATATCCTTGAGGGTATCTTAGGCGGCATATGTAAAAGATCTAATGACTTACCTGAAGAAATTAAGCCCGATAGCAGTAAGCGCAGCCATTGCAAATGTCATGATGCCTACCTGCTTCAGGAAAGGATCTAATTCTCTTGGTTCCTTAATGGCCATTATTTTCCTTCTGACCTTCATCATCGGCAACAGCAGGATCATCACGATAAATACGTAATAATTTTGTGACTGGAAAAATCCGTTAACCCCTAAAAACATCAGCATCAAAATTAACGGAAGCTGTAGCAGCACCATTTCGTAGATCATGGCATTTTTGTAGCCGATCCTTAAAGCAAAGCTGTGTTTCCCGGATAAACGGTCGCTTTCTATATCGCGCATATTATTGAGGTTCAGTACGG is part of the Chryseobacterium camelliae genome and encodes:
- a CDS encoding metal-dependent hydrolase, producing MKIQFLGQSCFLFTYKDKTILADPFYSYKKAESGFDITAQKIDYILLTHAHGDHTADVEEVLQYHPQAAVIGVPEVCGHFKNAANTIDLNLGGTADIDDLKISMVPAQHTSSFSDGSYGGVPVGYIFRLPEGKNIYLAGDTGLMADMGLFQKLYGNLDVSILPIGGHYTMDAELAAFAAAELLRTPKVIGCHFDTFPAIEISHEEALKHFADKNTELVLPKLGEEFEF